One part of the Desulfonema ishimotonii genome encodes these proteins:
- a CDS encoding PEP-CTERM sorting domain-containing protein: MKKYLAALTVLLVVLCVSGTATAVSLNSGQLIGTYSGNDPSSDSKDLSGLESIVEAYLGAEDIDLDFYAKVDAPGSSTTEGSGSLSLTYSSENKSGTWTAGTAINLYSVKAGKGYALYWLDDAIASATWATENLTVGKKGNIPAISHLSTWIVKSDGGGSVEPTPDPVTAPTPEPATIALLGFGLIGLACVRRKFQN, translated from the coding sequence ATGAAAAAATATCTAGCGGCACTCACTGTTTTGTTGGTTGTTTTATGTGTTTCAGGAACTGCAACGGCTGTTTCGCTCAATTCCGGCCAGCTCATAGGCACATATTCCGGAAATGATCCGAGCAGCGACTCAAAAGATCTCAGCGGATTGGAGTCGATCGTTGAAGCGTATCTGGGGGCTGAGGACATAGATCTCGATTTCTACGCCAAAGTAGATGCGCCTGGCTCTTCTACAACGGAAGGTTCGGGCAGTCTGAGCCTTACCTACTCCTCGGAGAATAAATCCGGTACCTGGACCGCCGGGACAGCCATTAATTTATACAGTGTAAAAGCGGGTAAGGGCTACGCCCTGTACTGGTTGGATGATGCGATAGCTTCTGCGACCTGGGCCACGGAAAATCTGACTGTCGGCAAAAAAGGCAATATTCCGGCAATATCGCATCTGTCAACATGGATAGTAAAATCCGATGGCGGCGGCAGTGTTGAGCCGACACCTGATCCTGTGACGGCGCCCACACCGGAACCGGCGACAATAGCGCTTCTGGGTTTCGGACTCATCGGACTGGCCTGCGTGAGACGGAAATTTCAGAATTAA
- a CDS encoding YgiQ family radical SAM protein, with translation MFLPTTRKEIKSLGWNRPDVILVTGDTYIDSPHIGVAVIGKYLLKHGFRTAIIAQPSTDDAEDITRLGEPALFWGVTAGSVDSMVANYTPTLKRRRQDDYTPGGVNTRPNRATIAYTNLIRKHFKNTRPIVLGGIEASLRRIAHYDYWKNKVRRSVLFDAKADIIAYGMAEKTVLELARSLRDGTDWQSLRGICYIANTPGENHILLPSFETVSSDRQAFLDMTKLFNKSVENTSDGLSQKHGDRFLIQSPPHPPLSSAELDEIYDMRFERDAHPYYKTGEIRALETIRQSVTTHRGCFGQCSFCAIAVHQGRSVVSRSMESVTEEVVRIRDLPGFNGIIHDVGGPTANMYGTACRKGWACKTKHCLMPRPCPNLSFGHRKQMELLGNIRNLPGIRKVFVSSGIRHDMVVADTKSGKKYVRALADHHVSGQIKLAPEHSVDEVLALMNKPSVKPLMQFRAMFENACAESGKRYFMTYYIMAAHPGCTLNHMQRLRTFLSEELKHIPKQVQIFTPTPSTVSTTMYYCETDMAGKKLFCEKGLKGAQKQKDSLKRDEKGKGRKGPGRHR, from the coding sequence ATGTTTTTACCCACAACCCGAAAAGAAATAAAATCCCTTGGCTGGAACAGGCCGGACGTCATTTTGGTGACGGGGGATACCTATATTGACAGCCCGCACATAGGCGTGGCCGTGATCGGCAAATATCTGCTGAAACACGGGTTCAGAACCGCGATTATCGCCCAGCCTTCGACCGATGACGCAGAAGACATCACCCGCCTCGGGGAACCGGCGCTCTTCTGGGGCGTGACGGCCGGGTCCGTGGATTCGATGGTCGCCAACTACACGCCGACCCTGAAACGCCGCCGCCAGGACGATTACACCCCCGGCGGCGTCAACACCCGCCCCAACCGCGCCACCATTGCCTACACCAACCTGATCCGCAAGCATTTCAAAAATACCCGTCCCATCGTTCTCGGCGGAATCGAAGCCAGCCTGCGGCGCATTGCCCACTATGATTACTGGAAAAACAAGGTGCGCCGGTCCGTCCTGTTTGACGCCAAGGCCGACATCATCGCCTACGGCATGGCGGAAAAAACCGTGTTGGAACTGGCGCGGTCGCTGCGGGACGGGACAGACTGGCAGTCGCTCCGGGGGATCTGCTATATCGCCAATACCCCGGGAGAGAATCATATCCTCCTGCCCTCCTTTGAAACGGTCTCATCAGACCGGCAGGCGTTTCTTGACATGACGAAACTGTTCAACAAGAGCGTTGAAAATACATCTGACGGGCTGTCCCAGAAACACGGTGACCGCTTTCTGATCCAGAGCCCGCCGCACCCGCCCCTGTCGTCTGCCGAGCTGGATGAAATCTATGATATGAGATTTGAACGCGACGCGCACCCGTATTATAAAACCGGCGAAATCCGGGCGCTGGAGACGATCCGCCAGTCTGTGACCACGCACCGGGGCTGTTTCGGCCAGTGCAGCTTCTGCGCCATTGCTGTGCATCAGGGCCGGAGCGTCGTTTCCCGCAGCATGGAATCGGTCACGGAGGAGGTGGTGCGTATCCGGGATCTGCCGGGGTTCAATGGCATTATCCACGATGTGGGCGGTCCCACGGCCAACATGTACGGCACGGCCTGCCGCAAGGGATGGGCCTGTAAGACCAAACACTGCCTCATGCCCCGGCCCTGCCCCAATCTGAGCTTCGGCCACAGGAAGCAGATGGAACTGCTTGGCAATATCCGAAATCTTCCCGGCATCCGAAAGGTCTTTGTGTCATCGGGCATCCGGCATGACATGGTGGTGGCGGACACGAAATCCGGGAAAAAATATGTCCGGGCGCTTGCGGACCACCACGTCTCCGGCCAGATCAAGCTTGCGCCGGAACATTCCGTGGACGAGGTGCTGGCCCTGATGAACAAGCCGTCCGTAAAACCGCTGATGCAATTCAGGGCGATGTTTGAAAATGCCTGTGCCGAATCCGGCAAACGGTATTTTATGACCTATTATATCATGGCCGCCCATCCGGGCTGTACCCTGAACCACATGCAGCGCCTCAGAACATTTCTGTCGGAAGAGCTGAAGCACATACCGAAACAGGTTCAGATTTTCACGCCGACCCCGTCCACGGTTTCCACCACCATGTATTATTGTGAGACCGATATGGCCGGGAAAAAATTATTCTGTGAAAAGGGACTGAAGGGGGCGCAGAAACAAAAAGACAGTCTGAAAAGAGATGAGAAGGGCAAAGGCCGGAAGGGCCCTGGTCGCCATCGTTAA